Below is a window of Acidimicrobiales bacterium DNA.
CCTGACCCGCGCAAGAACCTCGTCGCGGGTGAGAACCTCACCCTTACCTGCCGCAAGCTCAGCTCGACCCTCGCTGATCTCGTCCATCAGTTGGCGGTCGCTCAGGATCTCAAGAGTCTCTTCGAGGGACGCCAAGTCTTCGACGCTCAACATCACGACCGCAGGCCTGCCGTGCTTCGTCACAACCACCCGGCCATGCTCCCGCTCGAGCCCCTCCACTACCTCCGAAAGCCGGTTCTTGACGTCCGCCAAGGCGAGATGTTCCTGAGCCATCATGGCT
It encodes the following:
- a CDS encoding type II toxin-antitoxin system Phd/YefM family antitoxin; protein product: MMAQEHLALADVKNRLSEVVEGLEREHGRVVVTKHGRPAVVMLSVEDLASLEETLEILSDRQLMDEISEGRAELAAGKGEVLTRDEVLARVRAE